CGAGGAGGAGCTCGCGGAGGCAGAGGCCGCGATCGTCGAGCGCGGGTACGCGCCGGGCGAGCTCGTCCTGGTCGAGGACGGCACCCCCGCCCGCCACCTGTACGTGATCCGCTCGGGCACCGTCGAGCTCGTCCACGAGGAGGACGTGATCGACGTCCTCGAGCCGGGCGAGCTGTTCGGCCACCCGTCGCTGCTCTCCGGCATGGCGCCGGCCTTCGACGTGCGCGCCCGCGAGCAGACGGTGTGCCTGCTGCTCGACGCCGCCCTCGCCCGGCGCCTGCTCGGCAGCCCCTCCGGCGTCGAGTTCGTCGCCAGCTCGCTGCGGGAGCGGCTGGTCCGCACGGGCGAGGTCGCCCATGCCCAGGCCGATCAGCGCACCGCCCATCTGGGCGCGCTCGTGCACCGGCCGGCGGTCGAGTGCACGCCCGCGGCCGAGGCCGGCGAAGCGGCCCGGCTGATGGCGGAGGCCGACGTGTCGTGCGTCCTCGTCCGCCTGGACGACGGCGGCTTCGGCATCGTCACCGACTCCGACCTGCGGGCCAAGCTGCTCGCCCGCGGCCGGCCGCCCTCGACGCCGGTCGCCGAACTCATGACCGCGCCCGCGCTGACCTTCCCGCCGGAGCGGATGGCCGTCGACGCGATGCTCGACATGCTCGACCTGGGCATCCACCACGCCCCAGTGGTCGCCGCCGACGGCTCGCCGGTCGGGGTCGTCACGGCCACCGACCTGATGTATCTCGAGAGCCGCACGCCGTTCGCCCTGCGCCGCTCGATCGCCCACGCGACCAGCGTCGACGAGGTGGTCGAGGCCGCGTCCCACCTGCCCCAGATGGTGGTCGCGCTGATCCGGGCCGGCGTCGTCGCCGCCGACCTGGGGCGGGTCGTCGCGCTCCAGTCCGACACCGCCACGGTGCGCCTGCTCGACCTCGCCGCCGAGCGGCTCGGCCCGACGCCGTCGGCATGGGCGTGGATGGCGCTTGGCTCGACCGCCCGCCGCGAGGCGACGCTCGCCTCCGACCAGGACAACGCGCTCGCCTACGCCGACGGGGCGGACGACGACCACTACGCCGCGCTCGCAGCCGACGTGAACGAGGGCCTGGCCCGGTGCGGCTTCGGCGCGGACAACGCCGAGGTGCTGGCGCGCAACCGCCAGTGGCGCATGTCGGAGGCAGACTGGAAGCGGGTCTTCCGCGACTGCCTCGAGCAGCCTGACCGCTCCCACCTGGTCCGCGCGGCGGTCGCGTTCGACTTCCGCCACGTCTGCGGCGGCCTGCAGATCGTGCGACCGCTGGTCGAGATCGAGCGCCAGGCGCCGTCCTACCCGGACTTCCTGCGCCGACTGGCCCGCACCGCCACCGACTGGGAGCCGCCGCTCGGCTTCCGCGGCAAGCTCCAGC
This genomic interval from Gaiellales bacterium contains the following:
- a CDS encoding putative nucleotidyltransferase substrate binding domain-containing protein; the protein is MVTEGAAAFLRRFAPFDAVPEEELAEAEAAIVERGYAPGELVLVEDGTPARHLYVIRSGTVELVHEEDVIDVLEPGELFGHPSLLSGMAPAFDVRAREQTVCLLLDAALARRLLGSPSGVEFVASSLRERLVRTGEVAHAQADQRTAHLGALVHRPAVECTPAAEAGEAARLMAEADVSCVLVRLDDGGFGIVTDSDLRAKLLARGRPPSTPVAELMTAPALTFPPERMAVDAMLDMLDLGIHHAPVVAADGSPVGVVTATDLMYLESRTPFALRRSIAHATSVDEVVEAASHLPQMVVALIRAGVVAADLGRVVALQSDTATVRLLDLAAERLGPTPSAWAWMALGSTARREATLASDQDNALAYADGADDDHYAALAADVNEGLARCGFGADNAEVLARNRQWRMSEADWKRVFRDCLEQPDRSHLVRAAVAFDFRHVCGGLQIVRPLVEIERQAPSYPDFLRRLARTATDWEPPLGFRGKLQLGDDGRIDVKRGGVVPIANLARFHALRSGVTVSGTVARLRAAAQAGAIEPDRAAALEEGFELVTRIRLEHQVSEVEAGLEPTNRIAPSDLAPLARGQLRSALREVADAQHVLARFVPLGM